The genomic interval TGTTAATGATAGCCTAatcgggcagtggtgcagtggatagagcatcagactgggacacagaggacccagatttgagaccctgaggtcaccggcttgagtgcaggctcatcggcttgagcgtgcactcaccagcttgagcacagggttgctagattgagcatgagatcaaagacatgacctcatggtcgctggcttgaagcccaaggttgctctgctgtagctcccccccccccatctaggcacatatgagaaagcaatcaatgaacaactaaggagctgcaatgaagaattgatgcttctcatctctctcccttcctaactGTCTTTCCCtatttgttcttctctctgtctctatcacacacacacaaaaaccaaacaaaaaaatatatgttaattacagagaaaacaggaaatatgagtaaaatatctaaaattcacAGATAATCACTGTTTATGTTTTCATTATTCTTCTAAAACTTTTACATATGTAATTTTACACAAGTTAGATCATACCATGTCTGTTTTGTAACCTGATTTTCACTAAACTTATCATGGATGTCTCCCTACAACCATTGACAGATGAGTGCATAAACAAAATGGTATACATATgcgatggaatattattcagccttaaaagaaaggaaattctaccctggctgggtagcttagtcaGTTAGACCATCATCCtgagacaccaaggttgcaggtttgatatctggtcagggcacatacagaaagcgaCCAATAAAcacaaaactaagtggaacaagtgaacgcttccttctcttcttcccttcttttttgtctctctaaaaaccaataaaagacaaaatgactttctaattgcctgacctgtggtggcacagtggataaggtggcgacctggaacactgaggttgctggttcaaagcccagggcttgcccggtcaaggcacatacaagatgcAACTACGAGCTGCTGCTTCTcgctcttccctcctgcctttatctcttcctctctctaaaatcaataaaatgtttttgtttgttttttttaagttaagaggaggggagagagtgaagcagactcccgcatgtgcccccagtgggatctacctggcaaccccatctggggctgatgctcgaattaaccaagctatcctcggtgtccagggccgatgcttgaaccaattgagccactggctatgagaggaggagagagagaagtgggagagggaggggaagaaaggcatatggtcacttctcctgtgtaccctgaccaggaattgaacccgggacttccacacagcaggcTGATGGTCTCCATCCACTAAACCAACTGGctggccaggaaaaaaaaaaaaagagagagatttgtcctttgatttaaaaaaaaaaatcagttaataaaaaaagttCGCACTTCAAAAATAATTCTGCCTGGCATAcgaatatcctgggtttgattcttggttagggcacataagagaagtgaccatctgttctcttcccctccctctccccctcctctcctgcagccagtggcttgattggctcaagtgtggccccgggcactgaggataactggATTGGTCCAAGTGTAGTatcctcatgtgctaaaaatagctcggttgccagcactggccccagaaggggctggtgggtggatcctagttggggcacttgtgggagtctatcgcccctcctgtcacttaaattctaacacatgctacaacatggaagaTCTTTGAAAACAGTTTGttaaggtctgacctgtggtagtgcagtggataaagcatctacctggaatgctgaagtagcaggtttggaaccctgggcttgcctggtcaaggcacatatgggagtttatgcttcctgctccttcccccttctctttctctctctctcactctatccccttctcctctctaaaatgaacagaatctttaaaaaaaagaaaacagtatatgCTAGGTGAAGTAAGCCTGTCACAAAGGACAAACactacatgattccacttatatgaagacCCAGAGTAGTCAAACtcaatagagacagaaaataggaTGTTGGTGGTCAATGGAAAGAGGACagggagttactgtttaatgggtactgagtttcagttttgcaatatGAAAAGGGTTCTATGGATAAACGGTGTCGACAGAAgcacagtgtgaatgtacttaatgctactgAACTATATCCTTCAAGTGTATATAATGATGAATTCTATCATATGtgtatttaaacaattaaaattttaagtaaattaatgAGTTATTCCAACAAAAATGATGCATAGCATAGGAAGGAATAGTAAATGTccagaatctttaaaaatactattatgtgcctgactggtgggAGTACAGGGGACagtgcattgacctgggacgctgaaggcccaggttcgaaatcccgagcctgcagtttgagcatgggtgcgccagcttgagcccaaggtcactggctcagctgtagacacctggtcaaggcacatatgagaagcaatcagtgaacaactgaagtgacacaactacaagttgatgcttgtcatccctctgcctccctatcactctctctctcttgcaaaaaacaaaaatacctccCAGTTTTgcctattaaaaagaaaacattgattttagacaggaagtgggggaagagaaagggagggggaagagaacgggaggggggagagagagagaaaaatatcagtcTGTTTCTGCACAGGCACTGACTCggcattgaactggcaaccttttcgtactgggacgatgctctaaccaacgaggCTACACAGCCAGGGCAGTGTTACCCATTTTGCTACCTCACCTCTCTAAACACAGCAGCTTTCATAAAACCAGCAGGCTCCTCTCTAGAACAGGAGGTGCTAATGGTCATTTTGGACAGCAACTAACAAGTCAGCCTCAGGACACCCTGAGCTAGTTAACCCCGCTCCTTGCACAATTCTGGCACTGTCTGCTCCTGCCCAATGCAAATGCTCCTCAGCCACAGTCAAGACTGCTCAATCTGCAAATATTTACTGGTTTGAAAACTCATGCCCTGTCCCAGTTTATTTGCAAAAACATGTAACCTGGCTCTGGTCACCTGGATCAGgggataaagtgttgtcctggTGCATCAAGgtcataggtttgatccccagtaagggcagttgagagaagcaatcaatgagtatacaatgaaatggaataactaagtgggacagtgagttgatgcttctctctttctctccccaactTCTctatcaatggaaaattaaaaaaacaggaaacaaaaaaaacaaataacaaaaacaaaaaacccccacatatTTGTATGAAATACTCACAAAATAGATGGCGTTTTCAGAATTCTTATTCCACCAGGCTGATTGGGAAATACGTCttccaagaaaaaatatatgtgtccAACTGCAATACCTAAAGTCAACCAGAAACaaaggatgaggaagaggatAAAAATTTTGATTACAGGTGAATCTACCAACATAATTCCttatatttaggaaaaaatatcaatatagttactaagaattaaaaaactaatattatgactatactttcagggatcatttctatagtttgtaaaAAACTAATATTGTAGTCTTTGAGCATATAAGTATCAAATAATCCCACAATAGCTATTACGTGAAAGGCAGACAGAATAAACATGAAAAAGAGTGATAAAATAAGTTCATAAGTAATGTAATAGAAAAAGTAGTGATAACAGTCTTACCCAAGAGGTCCACAATGATTGAGTTCCCCAATAACAAGGAAAAGCCCATGAGCACCCAGGGTAGAAAGGGGGCCTGGAAATTGAGAAGGCCGAAGAAGTTCATGCGGACATATGGGTTTCTTCGGCTCCACACGTAGACAAGCATTATTGTAAAGGCCTGACCCAAAAAAACTAAGctaacaaacaaaccaaaaatctaGCAGATGGCATTAAGGAAAATATCAACATTAAAAGTATAATAGGGAAGAGAACTAAGGATTGTGTTCTAACCAAAGTTTAAATCAGGAAAGTGGAGTATTAGTTACTTACATCTTTAGAAGAAAGCCTGAAAATAATTTCCCAGAGTGACCAGGCAAAAACCCACTTAGGCTGAATCATATGGATTTCAAAGTATTATTCTGCTTTCATCAAGTTCTTGCCTTTTTGGAAAATGTGTTATTTGTTCAATAATGGCATTCAAGTCCACTCACCATTAGCACCTTTACAAAGGTGAATAAAGCCAGCTGGAGCAAAACCATCTTGTCAGCCAGAACTACATTCAAATCTGGTctacagctggccctggccggttggctcagcggtagagcgtaggcctggcgtgcgggggacccgggttcgattcccagccagggcacataggagaagcgcccatttgcttctccacccccgccccctccttcctctctgtctctctcttcccctcccacagccaaggctccattggagcaaagatggcccgggcactggggatggctccttggcctctgccccaggcgctagagtggctctggttgcggcagagcgacgccccggaggggcagagcgtcgcccctggcaggcatgctgtgtggatcccggtggggcgcatgcgggagtctgtctgactgtctctccccatttccagcttcagaaaaatacaaaaaagaaaaaaaaaaaatctggtctaCAGCTGACAattctttttttgaaaacataatttatCAGTTTCGGTAGTAACCAAATAAACATCTTACCAACTTATTTAAAAGTGATGTACACCTATGACCAataatacagggtgggacaaaaataggtttatagttacGAGTATGCGAAATAGTTTACTTAttacttattgtattattttccatatgaaccactgtacacctacttttgcgCCACCCTTTATAGCTAAGATATGTAACAGTAACCAGCTGGGTTAAAAGTTCCTCTGACTTGCTCATAGTAGAAAAGATTCTTGTCTAGTCTTTGGGCTTAGAAAGCTGTCACATGAAGTGTGCCGTAAAATAAATAGTAGCACCCTAAAAAGTTAAAGTTAAAATCTGGAGGTCTGTTTATTCAGAGTATCCAGTGAACTGTGGAAGACAGATGAAAAACTTCAGGAAGAGGGCGTTAACTTTTTCCTGCATTTGCTCTCTTTGTTGAAGGATACAGTCATTAAGAATCCACCAAAAAGGAACATAAATACAAAGTCTGCTGTCCGACCTCGGAAAGAGCCTTCTTCTAGCATTCGACAGTAACGATATCTTAAGTTCCAAGTTAAGAAAATGTGAAGCACACAAATATGGAGAAAGTAAAATTGAATGTATTACTTAAGTACACTTGGACTCCATGTTAGTTGTTAAGTCAAgccttttttctttaagaacatTTATGAGTGGCAGTATAGTTATTCTCTTTTACATTTAAGGCAACTCCAGATTTCACAAAATCTGTTCCTTACTGGGGAACTAAGCTAGATGCTGGATAAACATGGTTACAGCCACCTATTAAACCTTTTCAAATTTGTATCATCTTTTCCATGTTCAGCCACACCATAATCTGCATACCCTTGCTTTTTCACAGCCTAACTTAGAAGAAATCCCCATTAAGAAGcctcttgtggccctggccggttggctcagtggtagagcgttggcctggcgtgcggaagtcccgggttcgattaccggccagggcacacaggagaagcgcccatctgcttctccacctctccccctctccttcctctcctgcagccgaggctccattggagcaaagatggcccgggcgctggctctgccccaggcgctagagtggctctggtcgcaaaagagcgacgccccgagggggcagagcatcgccccctggtgggcagagcttcaccccctggtgggtgtgccgggtggatcccggtcaggtgcatgcgggagtctgtctgactgtctctcccgtttccagcttcagaaaaaaaaaagaagaagcctcTTGTGATACTGTCAGGACAGGTAGATTAAGCATTTCTATACCTCGGTCAATGAAGTTACATTATggtgaaaaaatttaattacCAGAAACTTACCAGAATATACCATGTAGGAGACACAGGAATCCATCCTAGGGCAATAATCCTATGACCCCTACATTGCTGTCTACTGCTGACCAGGAGAGGTATCACTGCCTTCTTTCTAGAGCGTCAGGGTGAAGGAGGAAGCTCTACTCAGTGGCCTCAATTACCACATGACCAGAGCACAACCCTTCCTCTTTCAACAAACTGGAACATGGTAAGCCTGGCAGACGTGATGGCACTGTCTTTTCAGTCAGCAGAACTAGCAACTAAGATACCAGGAGATCTCAAGTTTTCATTCCTTATGAACCCACTCCCAAACCTGTTTCAAAACTGTTaattatcaaaaaacaaacaaaacaactgttAATTATCACTGTATtcaggttgtttttatttttactacttgGTAAAAATCTACTGGTGTTATTTTATAAGTAAGTCTCAATTAAATCACTCCTCTCCCTTGATCAGATCTGCAAGTAACTTATGGACAGAAATGTCATCATTTTATGGTTAAATACCTCCCCTTGGACAAACAGTGACCTACAAACACTCTCAAAACATTACTATCTGACCAACTGCTCTGAGTACTACTGAGCTAGGACTTAGAAGTTACAGGTAAGATGGtaacaaaaataacagaattaaGTTTTTACGCCAACTCCACTTAATAAAGGATACAGAAAAatcatgttaaataaaaaattgaatccaACTGGCCCAAAAAACAAGAAATTGGTGATAAGCCTCCAtatctgttaaaagaaaaaaatcaagagaaagataGATTAAGTAAAATACACCAGGAAACATTTCCATATTAAGACAAGAGATATCCTCTGACTACAATGGCTGAAAAGCCATGGATAGGTGATACTACGGTCTGAACCAAAAAGTGGGGCACCAAATCTGATACTGAATTTTTGTGCTGCTTTTAGCTGAAAATCTGAATACAGTAAGGTCACTCAGCCCCTGACATTTGTAAAGATAATAGGAAAGAAAACTTGAAATTGTGATTGTCTTTAACATGGTCAGGCAAACTATGGAAAAAGTTTGATGGCAAGGCTAGGTTAATTTGCATAATAGAAAACAGTGCTTTCATATACACGCAGGATCACAATCTAGTGAACAGTCTTGAGATACCAAGGAAAAACTCCAGGGATCTAatatatgcgccttgaccaggcaagcccagggttttgaaccggcaacctcagcgtttccaggttgacgctttatctactgcaccaccacaggtcaccaGGGATCTAATATAAATTGctaaaaatgtttctgtattAGGTAGTCCAAAAACATCTAGAGTATAGAGTAATTGTAAAGCAAATATTCAAGTTCTAATCTGAACAAATAGCCAACTCCCTACAAGTAAATACCTAATGctctaataattaaaatttaattggtAGATATAAGGACACTCGTTTTCTTGTTGGAAACCCTGACTTGACTGTTCCCTACCCAACTCATCAACACTCACAATAAAAAGAACTTCTCACAATGATAAGGCacttaacattttaaagtgttttaacATATTCTTTCATGTGATCTTAATCCTGTTACTGCCATCCCCATTTCATAAATAAGGGCAAATggcttgcccaaggacacacaaaTTGCCAAAAGGAAACTGACCTCCTCAAACCTAGAACTCCTGTAGATGCACAGAATCAAGAGTTTAATTCCAGGCCAAATCAAGTATTAACTTGGAAGCAAAGCTTGGATAGAGGACAGCTCCCAGCAAAGGCCATGTGAGTATCAAAGAGGGCAGTGACAAGAGTCCACAGAACTGCTTTATGCATCAAATTCTTAAAAATTGGTAACTATTAAAGTTGAAACAATTCGGTCTACATAATAACTGTGTCCAGGATTTTAGAGTACTCAACCGAGCTAGTGAGAAAAGCATATAAATAAGTGCAATTATGAGATGAGAGATGCTCTGAAGCATTTACAGATACCCTGGGGACACAAAGGAAGATGAATCTGAGAAGTTTACACAAAAGCTGCAGTTTTGAAAGGCATGCTAGAGTTCAATGGGTATAAAATTTCAAAGATTTGCAACAGAGGGAATAGTATGAATAGAGGCAGAATTACTGGTGGTTGGGTCTCTTTCCCACTATATGAACACCCTGGAGCAGGATAATACATCTGTTTTAGCATTCTAGTTACTGCAAAGGACTATCACCTACTGTAATCTAATACCCTGGCATGTTGTTTATGTCGGTCTTTTGTAGTTTTATCAGTATGATCTGATTCCTGGAAGATGGATCAATTTTAAAGCACTAAATATAGAATTGAGTTTCTGAACTGGACCAAGGTGGTAGGTGTGCCAAGTGGTGAGTGCACAAAATAAGGGCACTGTGTGAGATTCTCCCTGGGCAGCTATCTGGTCAGTCTCCTCTCAAATACAATACTAACGCTGAACTAGTGATTCCTAATATAGGAACTGGACAAATCAAATCAAAATTTTGCAGGGTcctgcctggcctatggtggggcagtggataaagtgtccacctggaatgctgaggtcactt from Saccopteryx leptura isolate mSacLep1 chromosome 2, mSacLep1_pri_phased_curated, whole genome shotgun sequence carries:
- the DERL2 gene encoding derlin-2 isoform X1 is translated as MAYQSLRLEYLQIPPVSRAYTTACVLTTAAVQLELITPFQLYFNPELIFKHFQIWRLITNFLFFGPVGFNFLFNMIFLYRYCRMLEEGSFRGRTADFVFMFLFGGFLMTIFGLFVSLVFLGQAFTIMLVYVWSRRNPYVRMNFFGLLNFQAPFLPWVLMGFSLLLGNSIIVDLLGIAVGHIYFFLEDVFPNQPGGIRILKTPSILKAIFDTPNEDPNYNPLPEERPGGFAWGEGQRLGG
- the DERL2 gene encoding derlin-2 isoform X2, which translates into the protein MAYQSLRLEYLQIPPVSRAYTTACVLTTAAVLELITPFQLYFNPELIFKHFQIWRLITNFLFFGPVGFNFLFNMIFLYRYCRMLEEGSFRGRTADFVFMFLFGGFLMTIFGLFVSLVFLGQAFTIMLVYVWSRRNPYVRMNFFGLLNFQAPFLPWVLMGFSLLLGNSIIVDLLGIAVGHIYFFLEDVFPNQPGGIRILKTPSILKAIFDTPNEDPNYNPLPEERPGGFAWGEGQRLGG